Sequence from the Catenuloplanes indicus genome:
CCGAGACGGGGTCGCACAGCACTCTGGTCAGCTACAACGTGCTTGAGCACATCGAGGATCATGTCGCCGCGCTGCGCTGCATGAAGGGCCTGGTACGCCCCGGCGGCAAGATCGTGCTGATCGTCCCGGCGTTCATGTTCGCGATGAGCCCGGTCGACTACGCCACCGGTCACGTGCGCCGCTACACGAAGAAGACGATGCGCGCCGCGATGGAGGAGGCCGGCCTCCAGATCGAGGTCCTGCACTACGCGAACGCGCTCGGCCTGATCGGCTACTACGGCGCGACCAGCATCTTCAAGCTGACGCCGAAGGAGGGGCCGATGGTGAAGTTCTATGACTCCCTCGTGCTCCCGGTCACCAAGGCCGCCGAGTCCCTGGTGCGCCCGCCGTTCGGCCAGTCGGTGTTCGTGGTCGCGCGAGTGCCGGAGTAAACGACTTATCCGGGGAGCCGGGCCGTCCACTATCCGGACGGCCCGGCTTTCTGTGTCCTAGGTCACGGTTTAACTCACCCGATAAGTGGAACGCAGCGTGGCGCGCGCCAATGTGTGGAACGCGAGATTGAAGCCCACCACTGCCGGAGAAACGTCCCAAG
This genomic interval carries:
- a CDS encoding class I SAM-dependent methyltransferase, translating into MAELTGDQRVQSEVLEGLATAVNHRRWFVELAIPHLGDDPIEIGSGMGNYAAEWAPHVSRFTATEAEPDRLVELKERFADTPNVEVKEMLLPTSETGSHSTLVSYNVLEHIEDHVAALRCMKGLVRPGGKIVLIVPAFMFAMSPVDYATGHVRRYTKKTMRAAMEEAGLQIEVLHYANALGLIGYYGATSIFKLTPKEGPMVKFYDSLVLPVTKAAESLVRPPFGQSVFVVARVPE